A region of the Candidatus Nanopelagicales bacterium genome:
AGTCATCACTATGCGCGTATCCACGCGTCGCAATGCCGCACGTGTCGCAGCGGCAACGTCCGTAGCACTGCTGGTCCCCCTCGTGGTCGCGACTGAGTCGGCCGAGGCTGCACCTGCCGGTGCTCCCGCCGCTGTATCCGCCGCCGCACCGGCAAAGAACATGACGCGTGCGCAGGTCAAGCACCGTCGTGCCGTTCACAAGCGGGCCGCGTTGGTCAAGTTCGCCAAGAAGAAGAAGAGGACAGGGCAGTACGTCGCTGGTGCCTCTCGCAGCAACGCGTTCGATTGCTCCGGCTTCACCAAACTCATCTACCGCAAGGTTGCCAAGATCAACCTGCCCCACTACTCGGCAGCACAGATGCACCGTGCCAAGCGGGTGTCCAAGCGCCACCTCAAGCGCGGCGACCTGCTCTTCTGGGGTCCGGGCGCTCGCCAGCACGTCTCGATGTACATCGGCGGCGGCAAGATGATCGGCGCGAACAACCCTCGTTCCGATGTCCAGATTGAGGGCATCAACGGCGGGTACTGGCGTCCGCGCTACCACTCGGCCGGCCGCCTGATCCAGGGCTAAC
Encoded here:
- a CDS encoding C40 family peptidase, which encodes MRVSTRRNAARVAAATSVALLVPLVVATESAEAAPAGAPAAVSAAAPAKNMTRAQVKHRRAVHKRAALVKFAKKKKRTGQYVAGASRSNAFDCSGFTKLIYRKVAKINLPHYSAAQMHRAKRVSKRHLKRGDLLFWGPGARQHVSMYIGGGKMIGANNPRSDVQIEGINGGYWRPRYHSAGRLIQG